The Picrophilus oshimae DSM 9789 genome includes a window with the following:
- a CDS encoding NRAMP family divalent metal transporter: MMADMDASSTLGAAETGVTFKYNLIWFILLLIIPLYIIQELSGRIGIATSKGFGDVIRENYSKRTSVLMSFPMAISDVVTYAIEYIGIAIGLNLIGIPIIVSLPAVYIIHLFVVSKRKYARTERILIPVSFVLILAFIIDLFLRGFIDSNPVYIKFSYSYIFMLAVNVGAVIMPFMLFFQASATADKYKFVRNAFSMANIKNVALKSMRRETFLGAVVSELLMVIVEMVFSGIKYNGSFASAVELSGALDNVAGPFSPYLFGIGLISAGFIALIVISLGSAWGIVESLGIDKKHTFKVYIIESLPAVMAGMILPPSFLINIVLYLLVVFVFVLIGPGIILGIIGINKEIMGNLKLSKANAIAYFFSIAFVIIFGILAII; encoded by the coding sequence ATGATGGCAGATATGGATGCCAGCAGCACACTTGGCGCGGCAGAAACCGGAGTGACTTTTAAATACAATTTAATATGGTTTATTCTTCTTTTAATTATACCGCTTTACATTATACAGGAGCTCTCAGGGCGTATAGGCATAGCAACATCAAAGGGCTTTGGTGATGTTATAAGAGAGAATTATTCTAAAAGAACATCTGTATTAATGTCCTTTCCGATGGCCATTTCGGATGTTGTTACTTACGCAATAGAGTACATAGGCATAGCCATAGGTTTGAATTTAATCGGCATTCCAATTATAGTATCCCTGCCCGCTGTTTATATAATACATTTATTTGTTGTATCAAAGAGGAAGTATGCAAGAACCGAAAGGATACTTATACCTGTATCATTTGTCCTGATACTTGCATTCATTATTGACCTTTTCCTTAGGGGTTTTATAGATTCAAACCCGGTTTACATAAAGTTTTCATATTCATATATATTCATGCTTGCGGTCAACGTTGGGGCCGTTATAATGCCCTTCATGCTGTTTTTCCAGGCATCGGCAACCGCGGATAAATATAAATTCGTAAGAAATGCATTCTCCATGGCAAATATAAAGAATGTGGCATTAAAATCCATGAGGAGGGAGACCTTTCTGGGCGCCGTTGTTTCAGAGCTATTAATGGTCATTGTGGAAATGGTCTTCTCCGGGATAAAATACAATGGAAGCTTTGCATCGGCGGTTGAGCTTTCAGGCGCCCTTGATAATGTTGCCGGGCCTTTCTCACCATACCTTTTTGGAATCGGTTTAATATCTGCCGGCTTCATAGCATTAATAGTAATATCGCTGGGCAGCGCCTGGGGCATTGTTGAATCACTTGGCATTGATAAAAAGCACACATTCAAGGTATATATTATTGAAAGCCTTCCGGCGGTGATGGCTGGAATGATTCTGCCACCATCGTTTTTAATAAATATCGTGCTTTACCTGCTTGTTGTCTTTGTCTTTGTATTGATAGGCCCCGGCATAATACTTGGTATTATAGGCATAAACAAAGAGATCATGGGTAATCTTAAATTATCCAAGGCAAATGCAATTGCATACTTTTTTTCAATAGCATTTGTTATAATTTTTGGTATTCTTGCAATAATATAA
- a CDS encoding zinc finger domain-containing protein — protein MINIKSTDNCTSCGIGLVEPGYSIFDCPNCGEAVIGRCKQCREHSTDYVCPKCGFKGP, from the coding sequence GTGATAAATATTAAGAGCACGGATAACTGTACATCATGTGGTATAGGGCTTGTCGAGCCAGGATATTCAATATTTGACTGCCCAAACTGTGGCGAGGCTGTTATTGGTAGATGCAAGCAGTGCCGCGAGCACTCAACAGATTATGTCTGCCCGAAATGTGGCTTTAAGGGGCCGTGA
- a CDS encoding elongation factor 1-beta has product MGDVLVVFRVLPEDVDNDLSKLESKIREKLNGVCKINDIKTEEIGFGLKALNVQAIMPDEEGRADRVESILAGIEGVSQVDTKDISLI; this is encoded by the coding sequence ATGGGAGATGTTCTTGTTGTTTTCAGGGTTCTTCCAGAGGATGTCGATAACGATCTTTCTAAGCTTGAATCCAAAATAAGGGAGAAATTAAACGGTGTCTGCAAGATAAACGATATAAAAACAGAGGAAATCGGCTTTGGGCTAAAGGCGCTAAATGTCCAGGCAATAATGCCCGACGAGGAGGGCAGGGCAGACAGGGTCGAGTCCATACTTGCAGGCATAGAGGGCGTAAGCCAGGTGGATACAAAAGACATATCATTAATATGA
- a CDS encoding glycosyltransferase: protein MYIEFHPVKNCNRYGDYNKSCLVIVPCRGIDYSLEENLRSITDQNYKNYNVLCVVDDDKDQSLNIIKRLNIDYIKSDYHCKNCSGKVRAIATALSKYVYDSYVIADSDITVNKDWLENLLRPLSSEDIGISTTFPYFMPVAGFWSRVKELWGFVGQGLMESDLTRFGWGGSLAFKRDLIDNKIDFFSEHVSDDTVLTKMCKSQNKKIAYVKSAMPVVNSPEHFNEFYEWANRQTALSISASRKVLYYGLLFFFSYMFLFFSGIIMGIFYSPLFFLFLIPCIVYISKSILRLKKFRPIYIIIGIMIPFIYTSNLIKASRMKNIMWRGRIYNIDDKSLL, encoded by the coding sequence TTGTACATAGAGTTCCATCCTGTTAAAAATTGTAATAGATATGGTGATTACAATAAAAGCTGCCTTGTAATTGTTCCATGCCGTGGAATTGATTACTCCCTTGAAGAGAATCTAAGATCAATAACAGACCAGAATTATAAGAATTATAATGTTCTATGTGTTGTTGATGATGATAAGGACCAATCATTAAATATTATAAAAAGGCTTAATATAGACTATATTAAAAGCGATTACCATTGCAAAAACTGCAGCGGCAAGGTTAGGGCCATTGCAACAGCACTTTCAAAATATGTGTATGATTCATACGTTATAGCAGACTCAGACATAACAGTAAATAAAGACTGGCTTGAAAACCTTTTAAGACCATTGTCATCCGAAGACATTGGCATATCAACAACCTTTCCATACTTCATGCCTGTTGCCGGCTTTTGGTCAAGGGTAAAGGAGCTCTGGGGCTTTGTTGGCCAGGGATTGATGGAGTCTGACCTGACAAGGTTTGGCTGGGGAGGCTCCCTTGCATTTAAAAGGGATCTTATAGATAATAAGATAGATTTTTTCAGCGAGCATGTTTCAGATGATACTGTATTAACAAAGATGTGTAAATCTCAAAACAAGAAGATAGCATATGTAAAATCTGCAATGCCGGTCGTTAATTCACCAGAGCACTTCAATGAATTCTATGAGTGGGCAAACAGGCAAACGGCCCTTTCAATATCAGCATCAAGAAAGGTTTTATATTACGGCCTTTTGTTCTTCTTTTCATACATGTTTTTATTCTTCTCTGGAATTATTATGGGCATCTTTTATTCTCCCTTATTCTTTTTATTTTTAATACCATGCATTGTTTATATTTCAAAAAGTATACTGAGGTTAAAAAAGTTTAGACCAATTTATATAATTATAGGTATTATGATTCCTTTTATATACACATCGAATTTAATAAAGGCAAGCAGGATGAAAAACATAATGTGGCGCGGCCGTATCTATAATATTGATGATAAAAGTTTATTATAA
- the glmM gene encoding phosphoglucosamine mutase, producing MKYFGTNGIRGIPNEDLTTELSMTVGKAVSTYFNSKTIAVAKDTRISGDMIMNAVISGVMSTGTDVKYLGILPTPGLQYYCKKHNLPGIMITASHNPPEYNGIKCIASDGTEISEESEKEIEDLIDSKKFKKVSWKSSGRLYPESNAIDEYINGIMSLVDVDKIRDRKFKVVIDTGNGAAYFTSPYLLSKYNCHIVSLNANPDGTFSSRNSEPKPENLGDLISLMRSGNFDIGIAHDGDADRCVFIDEHGNFIDGDKSLALIVKYTVKNGDTVVTPVSSSDALSDICAEKNAKLIKTRVGAPIVARTMIENMAVIGGEENGGIIYGKHQYCRDGAMTLSLMLNLLASEKKTLSQLLNDIPDYTIVKSSVERRRGWEEIRKDLIERIDKKIDETDGLKILEDEGWVLIRPSGTEKIIRIYAESKSRDKAAELSNKYKSLLNELI from the coding sequence ATGAAATATTTTGGTACAAACGGCATCCGTGGCATTCCAAACGAGGATCTCACAACAGAACTATCAATGACCGTTGGCAAGGCCGTCTCAACGTATTTTAATTCAAAAACCATTGCTGTTGCCAAGGATACAAGAATCAGCGGCGATATGATAATGAACGCTGTTATCTCTGGTGTGATGTCGACCGGAACCGATGTTAAATACCTTGGGATTCTTCCAACGCCCGGGCTTCAGTATTACTGCAAGAAACATAATTTGCCAGGAATAATGATAACTGCAAGCCACAATCCACCGGAGTACAATGGCATAAAATGCATTGCCAGTGATGGAACTGAAATATCAGAGGAATCAGAAAAGGAAATAGAGGATCTCATTGATAGCAAAAAATTTAAAAAGGTTTCATGGAAATCATCTGGAAGGCTTTATCCAGAGAGCAATGCCATAGATGAATACATAAACGGAATAATGTCTCTTGTTGATGTTGATAAGATACGCGATAGAAAATTTAAGGTTGTTATAGATACCGGAAATGGTGCAGCATATTTTACAAGCCCGTACCTTCTATCAAAGTATAACTGTCACATAGTATCATTGAATGCAAATCCTGACGGTACATTCTCATCAAGAAATTCCGAGCCAAAACCGGAAAATCTTGGTGACCTAATATCATTAATGAGATCCGGCAACTTTGATATAGGCATAGCACATGATGGCGATGCCGACCGCTGTGTCTTTATAGACGAGCACGGAAACTTTATTGATGGGGATAAGAGCCTTGCGCTTATAGTAAAGTACACAGTAAAAAATGGAGATACGGTTGTAACACCTGTAAGCAGCTCTGATGCACTTTCAGATATATGTGCTGAAAAGAATGCAAAACTTATAAAAACGAGGGTTGGGGCACCGATAGTTGCAAGAACCATGATAGAAAACATGGCAGTAATAGGCGGTGAGGAAAATGGCGGTATAATATACGGCAAACATCAGTACTGCAGGGATGGTGCAATGACCCTATCGTTAATGTTGAACCTGCTTGCATCAGAGAAGAAAACGCTTTCACAGCTTTTAAATGATATACCGGATTACACGATAGTAAAAAGCTCGGTGGAAAGAAGGCGTGGCTGGGAGGAAATAAGAAAGGATCTAATTGAAAGAATAGATAAAAAGATCGATGAAACCGATGGCTTAAAGATCCTTGAAGATGAAGGCTGGGTTCTTATAAGGCCCTCAGGAACCGAGAAAATTATAAGAATATACGCAGAATCTAAAAGCAGGGATAAGGCAGCAGAGCTTTCAAATAAATACAAATCATTGTTAAACGAATTAATTTAA
- a CDS encoding CDP-alcohol phosphatidyltransferase family protein has protein sequence MVLDSYRKSADKIIDPLSRLFLKFRPNTITILSLIFALMAGIFYYLSHFYLIISFIFLLFSSLFDALDGKIARIKNLQSLKGDLMDHTFDRYSDIFIITGMMLSFYGNIYLGLFAIIGILMTSYMGTQSQALGLKRNYSGIAGRADRLVLIIIFTLIQFLVPGYFLIHGIKIDATDILLIWFGVAGNITAVTRFIDAYKNLN, from the coding sequence ATGGTTCTTGATTCATACAGAAAGAGCGCGGATAAAATTATAGATCCATTATCAAGGCTGTTTTTAAAATTCAGACCGAATACAATTACAATATTATCACTGATCTTTGCACTTATGGCAGGTATATTCTATTATTTAAGCCATTTCTATTTAATAATATCTTTTATTTTTTTATTGTTTTCATCGCTGTTCGATGCCCTTGACGGAAAGATTGCAAGGATAAAAAACTTACAGTCATTAAAGGGCGATCTCATGGATCATACCTTTGATAGATATTCTGACATATTTATAATAACCGGCATGATGCTTTCATTCTATGGAAATATCTACCTTGGTCTTTTTGCAATCATTGGAATATTAATGACCAGCTATATGGGAACGCAGTCACAGGCACTTGGTTTGAAGAGAAATTACTCCGGAATAGCAGGAAGGGCTGACCGTCTTGTTCTCATAATAATATTTACATTGATACAGTTCCTTGTACCCGGATATTTTCTTATACATGGAATAAAAATAGATGCAACGGATATTTTATTAATATGGTTTGGCGTTGCCGGGAATATAACTGCGGTAACAAGGTTTATTGATGCTTATAAAAATTTAAATTAA